One genomic region from Clarias gariepinus isolate MV-2021 ecotype Netherlands chromosome 22, CGAR_prim_01v2, whole genome shotgun sequence encodes:
- the ftr92 gene encoding tripartite motif-containing protein 16-like protein, whose translation MAAYSNPRIQNSHECSLCLTKSKNVITIPCGHDFCRACTDGLISKYERTGSYSCPQCSQTFSTKPEQDGPVDKVEDELKETALHTHTRADTTTTPEDVACDACRQKAVKSCLMCLASYCDRHLELHNDLHARALHTLVDATDQLYALTCSVHGKVLEVYCRKEKQRICCMCMLEDHKGHDMVAAGQADKKEELRNSKRIITEQEKQLKELRLAKNNLRDMALATEEETERLLTELIRSIESSQSVIKALIRAQERAELERIKELIKQMEDEMSELKRSDAEMEQLSSNQNDMQFLQSVQALSLTSANLFKITVNPQFSFGEVVKSISAFKKRIDDVWQCEIDQISAAVKKDKIVVPSEPKTRTDFLQYLVPLSLNCDTAHKSLSICEEKQVTCSTECHDYPDHPERFDWWAQVLCRDPLNTRCYWEAEWTGLHGVDIAVSYRDITRKGEDDGCSFGYNQQSWNLDCAIMKYTFAHDGVEMEISAPVSHRIGVYLDYKAGLLSYYSVSDHMTLLHSVKTRFTQPLYAGFGLFQGSTVKICQPDLKVKQQDNQSVKRCTNVNGNST comes from the exons ATGGCAGCCTACAGCAATCCACGGATACAGAACTCTCATGAGTGCAGTTTGTGTCTTACAAAATCAAAGAATGTCATTACTATTCCCTGCGGGCATGACTTCTGCAGGGCCTGCACCGACGGCTTAATCAGTAAATATGAACGCACGGGCTCATACAGCTGCCCGCAGTGCTCGCAAACTTTCTCCACTAAGCCTGAGCAGGATGGACCTGTGGACAAAGTTGAAGACGAACTCAAAGAGACAGCTCTCCACACGCATACCCGAGCAGACACGACTACCACACCCGAGGACGTGGCCTGCGACGCATGCAGACAGAAAGCCGTCAAGTCGTGTCTGATGTGTCTGGCCTCGTATTGTGACCGACACCTCGAGCTTCACAACGACCTCCATGCGAGGGCTTTACACACACTAGTGGATGCTACTGATCAGCTGTATGCGTTGACATGCTCCGTACACGGTAAAGTCCTGGAGGTTTACTGCCGGAAAGAGAAACAACGCATCTGTTGCATGTGCATGCTGGAGGATCATAAGGGGCACGACATGGTGGCAGCAGGTCAGGCAGACAAGAAG GAGGAGCTGAGAAACTCCAAGCGGATAATCACAGAGCAAGAGAAGCAGCTAAAGGAGCTTCGCTTGGCTAAAAACAATCTTAGG GACATGGCACTAGCTACGGAGGAAGAGACCGAGCGTCTTCTCACCGAGCTGATCCGCTCTATAGAAAGCAGCCAGTCTGTGATAAAGGCCCTGATCCGAGCTCAGGAGCGAGCAGAACTGGAAAGAATCAAGGAGCTGATCAAGCAGATGGAGGACGAGATGAGCGAGCTGAAGAGGAGTGATGCAGAGATGGAGCAGCTCTCGAGCAATCAGAATGACATGCAGTTCCTGCAG TCAGTCCAGGCCCTCAGTCTGACttctgcaaacctcttcaagaTAACCGTCAATCCTCAGTTCTCTTTCGGGGAGGTGGTGAAATCCATCTCAGCGTTCAAGAAGCGGATCGATGATGTCTGGCAGTGTGAAATCGATCAAATATCAGCAGCAG TGAAGAAAGACAAAATTGTAGTTCCTTCTGAACCGAAGACAAGAACGGACTTCCTGCAAT ATCTGGTCCCACTATCTCTTAACTGCGACACAGCCCACAAAAGCTTGAGTATCTGTGAAGAGAAGCAAGTGACTTGTAGCACTGAGTGCCATGACTATCCTGACCACCCTGAACGCTTCGACTGGTGGGCGCAGGTTCTTTGCCGAGATCCGCTGAACACACGCTGCTACTGGGAGGCCGAATGGACAGGATTACACGGAGTGGACATTGCAGTCTCATACAGAGACATTACCCGTAAGGGAGAGGATGATGGATGCAGCTTTGGGTACAACCAGCAGAGCTGGAATTTGGACTGCGCCATAATGAAATATACTTTTGCTCATGATGGCGTAGAAATGGAAATCTCAGCACCTGTATCCCACAGGATCGGGGTATATCTCGACTACAAGGCTGGACTGCTGTCTTACTACAGTGTCtcagatcacatgacgctcCTCCACAGCGTAAAGACAAGGTTCACGCAGCCTCTATATGCTGGGTTTGGGTTGTTTCAGGGATCCACAGTAAAAATATGCCAACcagatttaaaagtaaaacaacaagataACCAAAGTGTCAAGAGATGTACGAATGTGAACGGAAACAGCACATGA